The nucleotide sequence CAAATTATCATCAGGTGGTTTCTAGATTGGGAACTCCAAACGCTGAATCCCTGATTGGTACAGGCAAAGTTAGTGCCAAACAGCTAACATACGTAATCAATAAAGACGGTGGTGCTGTTAACCTTACGTTCAACGGTGATAAATTGAAGTCAAAAACCAATACAACAATCAATTAGTAAGTTCGATAATTCTTTAGTGCTAAAGTTGGTGCATCAAGAATTCCTTGGCCAATCATTTCATTATATATTGCCTGACCAAAAAACAGCGTCGATTGGGCATTAAAGTGGAAATTATCTAACAAATTTTCTTCGTGCAAATCAATTACATGAAGATTAGAATCTTCCTTTGCTAATTTGAGTAAGCCAGCTTCTACTTTGGGGTCATACTGGGTCGAATGATGGCTTATGGTTCCAGTAAATATTGGTAAATCAGGTTGATTTGCAAACTTCCGACAGGCCTTAAAAACCGCCTTCAAGTTATCATAGTAGTTATCTGCAGCTTCCTGTGAAAAATCAGCACGATCGCCCTCTCCTTGATGCCAGAGCATTGCGTTGACAGTCAATTGATTATCGGTTGCATTCATGCATGATTCAATGATTTGTTTAAATTGTAGCAATAGCGAATGGTCTGGGGACTTCAACTTATCTATTTCAGTTGTCCAGTGATCATGCCCAATTTTCTCATCAGGTCTTGGGTTACTACCTCCTTCACCAGTTGGGGCAATTGATGTTCCGCCTTCTGAGCACTTCATTACGTACAATTCGCGTTTAGCAACTTGTGTAAGATAGTAGTATGTAACCAGGTCAAATCCAAATCGGTCCGCCGACAAATCAGATTGCTCAATCTTGTCTTGAAAAACGCCCTCTTCATGATTTGGAGTGTAATTACTACAATAATGACAACCAGAAATTGGGAGCTTTATCGGGTTAGGCATATCTTTAACTGGGACCCTCCCGTCAATATTAGATTGACCGGCCGAAATAATTGTTAATGGTTCACTATTAATTTTCACGTATCAAAATCTCCAATCTATAATCCTCCAAAAATATGAGGATTTTTTATTCAAACTCATTGTAAGCGTTTAAAAGAACACATTCATTGCGCAAATCCACTATTTTGTTGCAAAACAATCGAAATAATAAAAAAACCGACCGTTACCGGTCGGTTTTTGCTTACTTAATTACAATTTTTGTGCCGTAAGGAATCGTTTTGTACATCCACTTAGCATCAGCAACTGACAGTCTAATACAACCATGTGAGTGCGGCTTCTTGCCTAAATACTTAGCCTCAGATGGCAAGTAAGTTCCTAACTTATTGATTGGGACTGAATGGAATAAATAGATTCCATGTCCCTTCCATGACACCCAATAACGAGCGCCTTCATTAGAAAATGGATTATAAAAAGATAGTCCCCGTTCCTGTTGGATGTGGTATGTGCCCTTAGGTGTCGGTGAAGACTTTGTTCCTGTCGAGCAGTACATAGTGTATTGAACCTTTGAGTTACCATGAATATAGACTTTTTGGTTTTTAGTGCTGACATATACCCATGGGTTGGCCATTTTTGGCCAAGTTGGATATGCCTTAGTCTGTGACGGTTTCATCCAGTTAATTGCAGCCTCAGTATGTTGTGCGGCTAGTCCAGCAACTCCCAAAACTGAAAATGCACTTAGTGATACAAGTGCGATCTTTAATAAATTACGTTTCAAAATATCCCCTCCAGTTTTTAATTGTACAACGTTATGAAAATAAATGAAATTTGTGAAAATTTTGACACAAACTATGCCGGATTCCGTCATTTG is from Lentilactobacillus curieae and encodes:
- a CDS encoding L,D-transpeptidase, whose translation is MKRNLLKIALVSLSAFSVLGVAGLAAQHTEAAINWMKPSQTKAYPTWPKMANPWVYVSTKNQKVYIHGNSKVQYTMYCSTGTKSSPTPKGTYHIQQERGLSFYNPFSNEGARYWVSWKGHGIYLFHSVPINKLGTYLPSEAKYLGKKPHSHGCIRLSVADAKWMYKTIPYGTKIVIK
- a CDS encoding sialate O-acetylesterase, with protein sequence MKINSEPLTIISAGQSNIDGRVPVKDMPNPIKLPISGCHYCSNYTPNHEEGVFQDKIEQSDLSADRFGFDLVTYYYLTQVAKRELYVMKCSEGGTSIAPTGEGGSNPRPDEKIGHDHWTTEIDKLKSPDHSLLLQFKQIIESCMNATDNQLTVNAMLWHQGEGDRADFSQEAADNYYDNLKAVFKACRKFANQPDLPIFTGTISHHSTQYDPKVEAGLLKLAKEDSNLHVIDLHEENLLDNFHFNAQSTLFFGQAIYNEMIGQGILDAPTLALKNYRTY